CTTCGTTGTCCGAGCGATCCCGGTCGAGGGCTTCCCGCTTTGGGACGCACCAACTACGGCGTGAACGTCGGCGACGCGATTCACTACACCGAGTGGGGGTATTGGCGTTTTGGTAACAACGCTTGGCGGCAGGACCAGCTCGCGAATGCGAAGGCGGGTTGTCGAGGCTTCTTTGTGCAGCGTCACCACTGCAAATTTCGAGACGTTCTGGATGGTCTATCAAATACCATTGCCATGGGTGAAATGGTGACGGACCTCGGCGATCGAGACAGCCGAACACACATCAATATCAATAACGGATGGTTTCCCGACGGCGTTCGCGGACACGCGAATGTTTGCGACGATGATCTCGATCCGCAACGTCCTCAGTTCTGGGCAAATGGCGTGACTCTGGAGGGTGGCGACACCCGCCGTCGCGGATTTCGATGGGCGAACAGCAACATCGCATTCACCTGTGTGAACTTCATGCGTAGCCCGAACGCACCACTTTGTTTCGGTGGTGGCTGGAGTTCGACAGGTCAAGCATCCGTCGCAAGTCGTCACCAAGGCGGAGCTCACGTTCTGATGGGTGACGGTGCCGTGAAGTTCATCACGGACTCCATCGAAGCTGGTGATCCAAATGACAGTTCCGTGTTCAACGGTTCGACGGCACACCCAGCCGGTTCAGAGAGTCCGTACGGCTTGATCGGAGCTCTTGGCACACGTGCCAGTCGCGAGATCACCGAGGAGTTCTAGTTGACTCTCTCAAGCAATGGTTTTTCCCAAGCCGGCGGCGGTTGTTCGCCGGCCTTCTTTTTTTCCCTCTGGCAAACAGCTCAAACCAGTATGAATCTATTTCGAATCAGTTTTCTTTTCCTCGCTTTCGCATCCACAACTATCTTCGCGGGCTGTGGTTCCGAGGAGAATGTTGTCGTGACTGGCGAGACCGAAATGACCGCCGAAGAAATCGCGGAAGAGGAAGCAGGCGTCGGTGCCGCTGACATGCAAGACTATTGATGAACAGCTCAAGGAAGCGTTAGCTACTTTTCGCGACCGACGCGTCGGGGTGCGTGATCCGCATAAGCTTGGGAGTCACCTAGTGAGGCTTCCAAGCTTTTTCTATTTCATCCGTGTCACGTTGCCTGATTGGATGGCTGGACAAACGAGAAGGCTATAGAGATTGAGTTTCAAAGACGCGAAATCCATCGAGTTTCGGCAACCTCAAAGGAAACGCGTTGCAGCCAAAAGTCTATACAGGGCAAAAGTTTGCGGAGACTTGCATTTCGCAAATGGGCTGTGGTGAAATCGAAAATAATCCGGCATATTGATGGGCGTGAACACATCCCTCCATCCGTATGAATCTGAGAAATCTGCCTTGTTAACGATCGAGAAATACTCCTTCGGTGTCGGTGACCGTTTCGCTCATCAAGCGGCCGCTCAATTGCGATCCTTCACCCGTTTGGCTGAAAAGGGCATCGAAGTCGCTCCGGTCTGGAACAAATCCAATCGCGAACACACGTTTGTGGGGTCGGAGCCGCAAAGCGTCTACGACGCGGCGGCCGAAGCAGTCAAGAAGCTGGGATTTGACCGACCTTGGCACGTGGACGCGGATCACATCGGTCTGCAAACCGTCGATCCTTTCTTGCCTTGCTCTGACTTCTTCACCTTGGACGTGGCGGACTCCATCGGCAAACCAGCCGATGCCTCGGACATCGATGCATTCGTCGCCAAACACGGTGAATTGATCGGAACGTTGGAACTGGACGGCTTGTCGGCTCCCTTGACGATCACGGAAGACGACGTGCGTCGTGTTGCCGGCCAATACATGCTGGCGGCAAAAGAAGCCGGGCAAATCGATCGCCACATTGCGGCCTCCAAGGGCGAAGGCAACTACATCGCAGAAGTCTCGATGGACGAGACCGATCAACCACAAACTCCACCGGAGTTGTTGATCATCTTGGCCATGTTGGCTGACGAAAACATTCGCGTTCAAACGATCGCTCCCAAGTTCACCGGACGTTTCAACAAAGGCGTCGACTACGTCGGCGACTTGGCTCAGTTCGAACGTGAGTTCAACGATGACGTGGCCGTTCTGGCTCACGCGGTCAAGGCTTACGGATTGCCTGAGGTGTTGAAGCTCAGCGTCCACAGCGGCAGCGACAAGTTCAGCCTGTATCCCATCATTCGCGATTGCATGAAGCGAACCGGGGCTGGCGTTCACTTGAAGACCGCAGGCACGACTTGGTTGGAAGAGATCATTGGTTTGGCCGAAGCCGGTGGCGATGGATTGGCTCTTGCCAAAGAAATCTACGTGTACGCTCTGGAACATGTGGATGAGTTGTGTGCTCCTTACGCCAGCGTCATCGACATCGACCGTTCCAAGCTGCCTGATTCGGCTGCGGTTGATCAATTGGATGGTCCCGCATTCGCGGAACTGATCCGACACATTCCAAGCAATCCAAATTTCAACGCTCACGTTCGCCAACTGTTGCACGTGTCGTTCAAAGTCGCTGCGAAAGCCGGCAACCGTTACACCGACATGTTGAAAGCCAACGAAGAGATCGTTGGACAACAAGTCACTCAAAACATTTACGACCGTCACCTGTTGCCACTGTTCGTTGGCGAAGACGGCCAAGCCATCGGAACAGGAGCCTGAGCATGAAGGCGTTGCAACTGAGTGCTCCCAAGCAATGGGAGCAAGTCGACATTGCGGAACCGTCGGCACCTGCCGCCGGCGAAGCCCTGGTGCGGATTCACCGCGTCGGCGTTTGCGGAACGGATTTGGGTGGTTACCTCGGCAAGTTTCCGTTCTTCTCCTACCCACGCATTCCAGGCCACGAATTGGGCGTGGAAGTGTTGGCGATCGGCGAGGGCGTGGACAACATCAAGGCGGGTGACCGATGCAGCGTTGAACCCTACATCAATTGCCAGAAGTGTTATTCCTGCACGCGAGGTCTTACCAACTGCTGCGAGTCACACCAAACGCTGGGCGTGATGTGCGACGGCGGCCTGACGGAACAAATGATCTTGCCCGCCCGCAAATTGCATCCGGCCAACAACCTTTCTTACGAGCAATCCGCTTTGGTGGAAACGCTGGCCATCGGTTGTCATGCAATTGATCGCGCGGTGGTGACTGAGAAAGACACCGTGTTGGTCATCGGATCGGGCCCCATCGGTTTGTCGGCGACCGAGTTCGCGCGCGTTGCGGGTGCGAAGGTCATCGTGGCTGACCTCAGTCAAAAACGTCTGGACTTCGTGACTGAGAAGATGGGTGTTGAACACACCATTCAGTTTGACGGGTCCGAGGCGGACATCGAAAAGTTGGAAGCGATGACGGACGGGCGCCGTGCGGATGTCGTGGTCGATGCCACGGGCAATCACCACTCGATGCGTCGTGCCATGGAGATGGCGGCGTTCGGCGGACGAGTCGTCTATGTTGGGATCACTCAACAAGATTTGCAATTCCCCCACGCGCCGTTTTTGCACCGCCGAGAATTGACGATCCTGGCCAGCCGCAACGCGTTGACGCGTGATTTCGCGAGGATCATTGATTTGATCGAAACCGGCGTCATCGATACGGATCCGTGGATCACACATCACGCCAAATTCGAAGACGTGATCGAGTCGTTCCCATCGTGGACCGACCCCGAATCGGGCGTGGTCAAAGCCGTCATCCACGTTTCGTAACAACGTGTGGCACAAATGAAACGCCGCAACGGCCGTCGACCATTCAGTTGATCGACGGCCGTTCGCACCTTGGTGCCGCACCGGACAGCCAACACCGGGGTACCGTGCATCCCGTCGTCAGATTCGTCAAGAATTTGGCCGAACACCCCGTAGCCGAAGTCGTCAAGACTTCGGGCGCGCATCGAACGAGCTTCCCGATCGTCGCGGATCGCTCCGCGGTCCGTGGGTGGAGACCTCGCTTTGTTCCAAAGCATCGGTCGGGGCGTCATGTGAGACATGACCTACACGGGGCATCATCGGTCAGCGCCTCAGTGGCGAATTCGTCAAGAATTCGGATCTGCATTTTGTAGCCGAAGTCGTCAAGACTTCGGGCACGCACTGAACGCGCCTCCCGATCGTCGCGGATCGCTCCGCGGTCCGTGGGTGGAGACCTCGCTTTGTTCCAAAGCATCGGCCGGGGCGTCATGTGAGACATGACCTACACGGGGCATCATCGGTCAGAGCGCCCCCTAGCTGAATTCGTCAAGAAATCGGACGGCATCGCTTCCACAACGAGACCCCGCTTCCACGCACCCCGTCTCCCATCCTTCACATGGGGGATTTCGTGACGCCGATCAACCTTGACCCATCTTGCCCGAACTGTATGATTTGACGCAGTGGCAAGCCAGGGAAGTGCGGTCGCTTGTGACCCTTGCGAGTTCAGCGGATTTTAAGTGCGTTTGTGACTCTGGGGGTTGAAGTGCTAGTGCATCATCCCAGAGGTTTTGCTAATTGGAGTGACAGAGTGAAGCTGGGTGCTTCGGTGAGAGTTTTTGCCGACCCCGATGGCTTCACGCTTTCCTCGTTTCGGTATTGGGCTACCCCACAGGGAGGACGGTTCCCGCCATGACCACAAAAACGGTATTCACGACTGGCGAAGCAGCCAAGATCTGCAAAGTCAGTCAGCAGACGATCATCCGTTGTTTTGACAACGGCTCGTTGAAGGGTTTCCGTGTTCCGGGCAGCAAGTTCCGGCGCATTCCGCGTGAGCAGTTGTTCCTGTTCATGAAGGACAACGGCATCCCAACCGACGCCCTGGAAAGCGGCAAAAAGAAACTGTTGATCGTGGACGACGATCAAGACCTGGTCGACTTGATGCAGGACGGTTTCCAACGCGACGGCCGCTTCGACATTCGCACCGCGAACAACGGGTTTGATGCCGGGATGGGGGTGAAGGAATTTCGCCCCGATCTGGTGATCCTCGATGTGATGCTTCCCGATATCAACGGCAAAGAAGTCTGCCAGCGGGTTCGCAGCGATCCTTCGATGGACACGGTCAAGATTCTGTGCATCTCCGGGATGGTTGAACACAGCAAAGTGGATGGACTGAAGGCCGCGGGTGCCAACGACTTCATGCAGAAGCCGTTTTCCATCGATGACTTGGTCGGCCGCGCATGCAATCTGCTCGAAATGGATCGCGGTGTCATCGGCTGATTTGTTTGTCGGTTGGCTACCGCCGATCGTTCTGCCTCGCGACGAACACGCTCCCACCACTTCGCCGTCTCAACGCATTTGGCTTCCGATGCGCTCGAGTTCATCCGCGACGTTGATGGGACTGCTGGCTGGTCGTGGCGGGACGGCGACGCGTCAATCGCATCAGCAAGCGTCTTTGTTGAAGTGTTTCCGGCACGACGCTGCCTTGTGTTTGTTCACAGCGGCCCAATTGGTCCAGGAACACGAACGGCGATGGCGGCCTATTCCTAGTCAATGGTCCACGGAACAGTTGGCCCAGTGGTGGATGCAGCATGGTCAGACGACTTGGGATGGCGAGCAATTTTTGGCGACGCCCGATCACAAAGAATCGTCGCGTTTGCTCGAACGCTACACGCGTTTGGATCAACACTTTCAAACGCTACCGTTCTCTCGTTGGTTGCTTGAGTCCGACTTGTGGTGGAAGGCCGCTCGTCTGCATCGCAGTTCCGGCATCCGGCAATCACTGCATTCCATTCGGCTGATTGACTCTCGCAAAGAAACGGATGGAGATCACGCTGGATCGAGTGATGATGCACGTGGCAGTACGGCTCTGCAGGCTCACGTGACCTTTGGCCAAGTCACCTCGCTTCAACGTGAATGTGAACGTTTGCAGGAGCAGCTTGCGAGTACCTTGGAAGACGCGCGTCGCGACCTCGCGAAACAATTGGCGTACGGTCTTTCCCACGAGATCAACAATCCGCTCGCCAACATCTCGACACGAGCACAGGGGTTGATGTCGCGCGTTCAAGACGACCGGCACGCGGAATCACTGCAACGAATTGTGGATCAATCCTACCGGGCTCATGCGATGATCGCGGACTTGATGTTCTATGCGAATCCACCGAGCCCGTCGCTGGAGACAACGTTTTCGGTTGCTGAGGTGTTGCAGCAAACGAGCGAGCGTTTGCGAGCGAAGCTTTTACGCGATTCGATTGATTTACAGGTTCAATGTTCGCCCGAGATTCATTGTCATGGCGACCGGGCGATGTTTGGCGAAGCGTTGGTGGCATTGATCAACAATGCGATGGAATCGATTGGCGTGGAAGGTCGGATTGTGGTTTCGGTGGAAGCCGTTTCGGACGGACCTTGTCGATTGACGATTGCCGACAGCGGCGAAGGAATCAGCGAGGAGGATGCGCGACGTGCCTTCGATCCGTATTTCAGCGGCCGAGAAGCGGGGCGAGGATTGGGGTTGTCGTTGTGCCGAGTCCAT
This genomic window from Rhodopirellula halodulae contains:
- a CDS encoding response regulator; the encoded protein is MTTKTVFTTGEAAKICKVSQQTIIRCFDNGSLKGFRVPGSKFRRIPREQLFLFMKDNGIPTDALESGKKKLLIVDDDQDLVDLMQDGFQRDGRFDIRTANNGFDAGMGVKEFRPDLVILDVMLPDINGKEVCQRVRSDPSMDTVKILCISGMVEHSKVDGLKAAGANDFMQKPFSIDDLVGRACNLLEMDRGVIG
- a CDS encoding DUF1559 domain-containing protein, which translates into the protein MLFLKLFSFARPKHVKRTKRSGFTLVELLVVIAIIGVLVGLLLPAVQAAREAARRMSCSNNFKQLGLAMHNYHSAYNQLPVQGSGTFRPDTQAGSGPNDFPGHNQRSLSALVGLTPFFEQQGLWETISNPYDKDQDPSTTGDVWQAMGPGTWVREFPPWATDIAMLRCPSDPGRGLPALGRTNYGVNVGDAIHYTEWGYWRFGNNAWRQDQLANAKAGCRGFFVQRHHCKFRDVLDGLSNTIAMGEMVTDLGDRDSRTHININNGWFPDGVRGHANVCDDDLDPQRPQFWANGVTLEGGDTRRRGFRWANSNIAFTCVNFMRSPNAPLCFGGGWSSTGQASVASRHQGGAHVLMGDGAVKFITDSIEAGDPNDSSVFNGSTAHPAGSESPYGLIGALGTRASREITEEF
- a CDS encoding tagaturonate epimerase family protein; this encodes MLTIEKYSFGVGDRFAHQAAAQLRSFTRLAEKGIEVAPVWNKSNREHTFVGSEPQSVYDAAAEAVKKLGFDRPWHVDADHIGLQTVDPFLPCSDFFTLDVADSIGKPADASDIDAFVAKHGELIGTLELDGLSAPLTITEDDVRRVAGQYMLAAKEAGQIDRHIAASKGEGNYIAEVSMDETDQPQTPPELLIILAMLADENIRVQTIAPKFTGRFNKGVDYVGDLAQFEREFNDDVAVLAHAVKAYGLPEVLKLSVHSGSDKFSLYPIIRDCMKRTGAGVHLKTAGTTWLEEIIGLAEAGGDGLALAKEIYVYALEHVDELCAPYASVIDIDRSKLPDSAAVDQLDGPAFAELIRHIPSNPNFNAHVRQLLHVSFKVAAKAGNRYTDMLKANEEIVGQQVTQNIYDRHLLPLFVGEDGQAIGTGA
- a CDS encoding sensor histidine kinase, yielding MSSADLFVGWLPPIVLPRDEHAPTTSPSQRIWLPMRSSSSATLMGLLAGRGGTATRQSHQQASLLKCFRHDAALCLFTAAQLVQEHERRWRPIPSQWSTEQLAQWWMQHGQTTWDGEQFLATPDHKESSRLLERYTRLDQHFQTLPFSRWLLESDLWWKAARLHRSSGIRQSLHSIRLIDSRKETDGDHAGSSDDARGSTALQAHVTFGQVTSLQRECERLQEQLASTLEDARRDLAKQLAYGLSHEINNPLANISTRAQGLMSRVQDDRHAESLQRIVDQSYRAHAMIADLMFYANPPSPSLETTFSVAEVLQQTSERLRAKLLRDSIDLQVQCSPEIHCHGDRAMFGEALVALINNAMESIGVEGRIVVSVEAVSDGPCRLTIADSGEGISEEDARRAFDPYFSGREAGRGLGLSLCRVHRITEMHGGSIRLIPALVGCVAEMTWPQVK
- a CDS encoding zinc-binding alcohol dehydrogenase family protein gives rise to the protein MKALQLSAPKQWEQVDIAEPSAPAAGEALVRIHRVGVCGTDLGGYLGKFPFFSYPRIPGHELGVEVLAIGEGVDNIKAGDRCSVEPYINCQKCYSCTRGLTNCCESHQTLGVMCDGGLTEQMILPARKLHPANNLSYEQSALVETLAIGCHAIDRAVVTEKDTVLVIGSGPIGLSATEFARVAGAKVIVADLSQKRLDFVTEKMGVEHTIQFDGSEADIEKLEAMTDGRRADVVVDATGNHHSMRRAMEMAAFGGRVVYVGITQQDLQFPHAPFLHRRELTILASRNALTRDFARIIDLIETGVIDTDPWITHHAKFEDVIESFPSWTDPESGVVKAVIHVS